A window of Ruminococcus champanellensis 18P13 = JCM 17042 contains these coding sequences:
- the rpsI gene encoding 30S ribosomal protein S9 produces the protein MYESKIKYFYGTGRRKHSVARVRVYPGSGNITINNRSIDDYFGLDTLKLIVRQPLALTETAEKFDIVCTVTGGGVTGQAGAIRHGLSRALLEYDAELRPVLKKAGFLTRDPRMKERKKYGLKAARRAPQFSKR, from the coding sequence ATGTACGAATCTAAGATCAAATATTTCTACGGCACAGGCAGAAGAAAGCACTCCGTAGCAAGAGTTCGTGTATACCCCGGCAGCGGCAACATCACCATCAACAACAGAAGCATTGATGACTACTTTGGTCTGGATACTCTGAAGCTGATCGTTCGTCAGCCTCTGGCTCTGACTGAGACCGCTGAGAAGTTCGATATCGTCTGCACCGTTACCGGCGGCGGCGTAACCGGTCAGGCTGGCGCAATTCGCCACGGTCTGTCCCGTGCTCTGCTGGAATACGACGCTGAGCTGCGTCCGGTTCTCAAGAAGGCTGGTTTCCTGACTCGTGACCCGAGAATGAAGGAAAGAAAGAAGTACGGCTTGAAGGCTGCTCGTCGTGCACCCCAGTTCTCCAAGAGATAA
- a CDS encoding glycosyl hydrolase family 59: protein MKTRALIIDGRTRNTKETMRNRGAGMVSANNSSRLLLDYKAEHPEAYCEILEYIFGEDGIGVNHLKLEMGSDINSSSGTEPCVMRSAHERADVTRGAGYQLAADAKKINPDLTLDMLWWSEPRWVSDVDDLYAARYQWYKNTLDAAYETYGLKFDYVSAVQNERGADLEWVKYLSVHLKSERDCPYDYAGIKVVGGEEVCTWGFADRMYEDEELMHAVDVVGSHYTSCSTARAQQLAREYGKELWFSEASSPMSYGQGTYRFDGTHSGLSDLNGVLDIANRIIGMYPNGGMTLYEYQPVVSAYYDGVCYCQKQLISAADPWSGYYLLDSGFYMSLHFSQFLKKGWAFVDSGCFSDGKPGGDGHAIVDAVYSYMTATDTESGDYSTVIANTTPEPIAYTFRVSAVDKASAPVGVWETRGPDGGSYDAHYFKKISDIIPEEEQGAYTYTVLVKPYSMVTVSTVTPRRTEYKNKEASEQALLTLPYADDFAYENYPPDYLTSRGGAPRYTTDQGGAFEVEQTESGNALVQQITAHTRAKEWGFTPDPVTCFGDDRWYNYSVLVHVKLDPSEEPAKNYAGVGLRYTLACNAVSGYSIRLYQDGSWALLAQDTVKARGSIGDFDPGAVHALHIKAEYNVITAWIDGEPVAEYVSRSESLMGAGRGALYSAYHRNCFSRLVIRPTADAESYITRYDNTDVCFAYEGAWEHQTATGFKHYKRTISQGKEGAVCIVRFVGTGFSLFGETGKAVLSVVIDGGEPRSVQVCETGPREISYRCDGLAKAAHTVRITVAAGTYSVDGMEVIGGEVPGF, encoded by the coding sequence GTGAAAACAAGAGCGCTTATCATCGACGGAAGAACCAGGAACACGAAGGAAACTATGCGGAACCGGGGTGCCGGCATGGTTAGCGCCAATAATTCATCCCGCCTGCTTCTGGACTATAAGGCGGAGCATCCGGAGGCGTACTGTGAAATTCTGGAGTATATCTTTGGTGAGGACGGCATCGGGGTCAATCATCTGAAGCTGGAAATGGGATCGGACATCAATTCTTCTTCGGGAACGGAACCCTGCGTTATGCGCAGTGCCCATGAACGGGCTGATGTGACAAGGGGAGCAGGCTATCAGCTTGCTGCGGACGCAAAGAAGATCAATCCGGATCTGACGCTGGATATGCTCTGGTGGAGCGAGCCAAGGTGGGTGTCCGATGTGGATGATCTTTATGCCGCAAGGTATCAGTGGTACAAGAATACCCTGGATGCGGCATACGAGACCTATGGGTTGAAATTTGACTATGTGAGCGCCGTGCAGAATGAACGGGGCGCAGATCTGGAATGGGTCAAATATCTTTCAGTCCATCTGAAAAGCGAACGGGACTGTCCCTATGACTATGCCGGGATCAAAGTGGTAGGGGGAGAGGAGGTCTGCACCTGGGGCTTTGCCGACAGAATGTACGAGGACGAGGAGCTGATGCATGCCGTTGACGTGGTGGGCAGTCATTATACCAGCTGCTCCACTGCCAGGGCACAGCAGCTTGCCCGGGAATACGGCAAGGAGCTATGGTTCAGCGAGGCAAGCTCCCCCATGAGCTATGGGCAGGGTACATACAGATTTGACGGAACTCACTCGGGCTTGTCGGATCTCAACGGGGTTCTGGACATTGCCAACAGAATCATCGGCATGTACCCCAACGGCGGCATGACCCTTTATGAGTATCAGCCTGTGGTGTCGGCATATTATGACGGAGTCTGCTATTGCCAGAAGCAGCTGATCTCCGCTGCGGATCCCTGGAGCGGCTATTATCTGCTGGACAGCGGATTTTATATGTCGCTGCATTTTTCTCAGTTTCTGAAAAAGGGCTGGGCGTTTGTGGATAGCGGCTGCTTCAGCGATGGCAAGCCCGGAGGAGACGGTCACGCCATAGTGGACGCAGTGTACAGCTACATGACGGCAACGGATACTGAAAGCGGCGATTACAGCACCGTCATTGCTAACACCACGCCGGAGCCCATTGCATATACCTTCCGGGTATCCGCAGTGGACAAAGCATCTGCGCCTGTAGGCGTATGGGAAACAAGAGGCCCCGACGGCGGTAGCTATGATGCCCATTATTTCAAAAAGATATCGGACATCATCCCCGAGGAGGAACAGGGGGCGTATACCTATACCGTATTGGTGAAGCCCTATTCCATGGTGACGGTATCCACAGTGACTCCCAGGCGGACGGAATACAAAAACAAGGAGGCATCCGAGCAAGCCCTGCTCACGCTGCCATATGCCGATGATTTTGCATATGAAAACTATCCGCCGGATTATCTGACCTCCAGGGGCGGTGCGCCCAGATACACCACGGATCAGGGCGGTGCTTTTGAGGTGGAGCAGACCGAAAGCGGCAATGCGCTTGTGCAGCAGATTACTGCCCATACCCGGGCAAAGGAATGGGGCTTTACCCCGGATCCGGTGACTTGCTTCGGGGATGACAGGTGGTACAACTACAGTGTGTTGGTGCATGTGAAGCTGGATCCATCGGAGGAGCCGGCAAAGAATTATGCGGGTGTGGGACTGCGGTACACCCTTGCATGCAATGCAGTCAGCGGCTACTCCATCCGGCTTTACCAGGATGGAAGCTGGGCTCTTCTGGCGCAGGATACGGTAAAGGCAAGGGGCAGCATTGGGGACTTTGATCCGGGCGCTGTCCATGCGCTGCACATAAAGGCGGAATACAATGTGATCACAGCATGGATTGACGGTGAACCTGTTGCCGAATATGTCAGCCGGTCGGAGTCTCTGATGGGCGCCGGACGGGGCGCATTGTACAGCGCATACCACCGCAATTGTTTTAGCAGGCTTGTGATCCGGCCGACAGCGGACGCAGAATCATATATCACCCGGTACGATAACACCGATGTCTGCTTTGCATATGAGGGGGCGTGGGAGCATCAGACTGCAACCGGCTTCAAGCATTATAAGCGCACCATATCCCAGGGTAAAGAGGGGGCAGTGTGCATTGTGCGCTTCGTGGGAACAGGCTTTTCACTGTTTGGGGAAACCGGCAAAGCGGTACTTTCCGTTGTAATAGACGGGGGAGAGCCCCGGTCCGTACAGGTATGTGAAACGGGCCCGCGGGAAATATCCTATCGCTGTGATGGTCTGGCAAAAGCAGCCCATACCGTAAGGATCACGGTTGCGGCAGGCACATACAGCGTGGATGGGATGGAAGTCATTGGCGGAGAAGTCCCCGGTTTCTGA
- the rplM gene encoding 50S ribosomal protein L13, with the protein MSTTTMPNMKEIKRTWYILDAEGKSLGRVAAQAAAILRGKHKPTFAPHADCGDHVIIINCAKAVLTGKKLENKYFYWHTGWIGGLKKIQYKELMEKNPEKAMTIAVNGMLPNNTIGRSALTRLRVYKDANHKNAAQKPVAYEF; encoded by the coding sequence ATGTCTACTACGACTATGCCGAACATGAAAGAAATCAAGCGTACCTGGTACATCCTGGACGCAGAAGGCAAGTCCCTCGGCCGTGTAGCTGCACAGGCTGCTGCGATCCTGAGAGGCAAGCATAAGCCCACCTTCGCTCCCCATGCGGACTGTGGCGATCATGTCATCATCATCAATTGTGCAAAGGCAGTACTCACCGGCAAGAAGCTGGAGAACAAGTACTTCTACTGGCACACTGGCTGGATCGGCGGTCTGAAGAAGATCCAGTACAAGGAACTGATGGAAAAGAACCCGGAAAAGGCAATGACCATTGCAGTAAACGGCATGCTGCCCAACAACACCATCGGTCGTTCCGCTCTGACACGGCTTCGTGTTTATAAGGACGCTAACCACAAGAACGCAGCGCAGAAGCCCGTTGCTTATGAATTTTAA